The following DNA comes from Triticum aestivum cultivar Chinese Spring chromosome 3D, IWGSC CS RefSeq v2.1, whole genome shotgun sequence.
ACCTTTTCTAGATATTGGGTAGACACGTGAAAAGTATGTTTTGGAACTAAACGCTAATACGGAACTCCACCGAAATAACACCAGTTATACTCGATGTGCTACGACGTACATAAGAAAAGATCGATCCACTGAGAGTTATTTTGAACTAAGGTGTACATGGGGCAAAAACCCACCCGAATAATATTTCTGTTAGACCAAAGACTAAGGCTGAATACTGCGAGCCCAACTCATGGCAACACAGCGAAACTTTCAATGAAGTCTTGGGAATGGATCTGCAAAGAGAGTGAGACAGGGCGACAGACTATATCTTGTTCATTGCCTAAACGTATTATGACAATTCAAGCAATCAGGCACATTCATTCACCAATAATGGACACATACAAATTAATAACCAGTAGGTTcgtgaagaaaaagcaacaattaACAGTAAAACCGACGAGGCCCTTCACTAAACATGCACCGACACAAGATATTGTCAAGCAAATGAATTAAAACTGCACTTTTACGTGGTCCTTCGTGTTTATTAGGAGCACGTAAGCACGTAGACATGCATGCATGCTGTTTACTTTGGCGGGAACTTGGACTTGATGGCCTCCACCAGGCCGCCGTCGATCTGGAGCGCCCTGGCCAGCACGTCGGTAGGAACCGGTGGTGAGGCTGCGAACATCGCTAGGGCGAGGGACTGCGTGCCCGGAAGCTGGCTGTTGAAGGCCGAGAtggcggcggccggcgcgcctccgtTGTTCTTCTGGTAGTGGACGAGGCCGCGGGGGAAAGCGAATAGCTCGCCCTTGCAGACGGTACGGGCGAAGAGCTTGCCGGTGGTGGTGACGAAGCCGACGTCGAGGGAGCCCTCCAGCACGTAGATGATCTCGGTCGCGCGTGGGTGGGTGTGCGGCGGGTTCACGCCCCACGGTGCGTAGTCCACGCGCGACATGGAGACGCCCAGCGTGTTGAGCCCCGGGAGCTTCTCCACGTTCGCCGCTGTCACCGCAGAGCCGACCGGGTTACCGGTGTTTCCCGGTAATGCCAGCGCGGCGGAGAAGAAGTCGTCCGCCGTCACGTTCTCCGGCCTCTTGCACGGGAAACCGTTCAGCCGCAGTGCTGCACAAatacatacatgcatgcatgcattacttTCTATTCAGGCATGATCTATTCATGTGCACACGAAGTATGGATGGAAGAGCTAGCACAACTTACGGCCGCCGAGGGACTTGTAGTCGGCGACGCAGACGTCCTGGAGCATGTCCGGGTCGCCAGCGAGCAACGGCGCAGCGAGGGCCAGGAGCGTGGCGCAAGCGGCGAGGAGGACGGCGGGGAGCtgcttgggcgccatggtcgagtGCTGCTTAATTGACTACTGGTTGGTTGGTGCAGCGCTAGGTCGTTAGCCGTGTGGTGGTGAGGTAGCTGAGGCTGACTGGATGATGATGCAAAGCAAGGGGTGCATGTTTTTATAGTGCAGTGTAGCGTAAGGGGGACGTGATCCATCGGTGGTTGATCGATGGACATGTGAGGAAGTTAATTGCACGGTTTCTCAAAGGACGATGCATGCGTGCTCTACCATTTTAGCTTCAGATTAGGGATCTCAAATTGTCAATCAATATACCATTTGTGTCATGCGTGTACTCTTGTGGTCAGAGAGGGATctactgtaagatggaggagaagtTAGGTATCGCACTTAGCCACTTACGGGTGATGCGTTCATCAACGAAAATAGTTTATAGGTTTCCCAAGGTAGGGATATTTCAGGTCTCACGAAAATTTTCGACATTTCAATTTCCAGCAAATTTTAACCAACTTGAATTCACTTTGAATCTAGCCAGTCTAATATTTCAAGGTACAAAATTTGGTACTCAGGTGAAATTACCTGTGCACCTGAAATTTTGTTCGATTTGTAGCTTATTTTCAAATATTATAATTATAAAAAAGGAGTTTTTGTGGAAGGCAGGGCAATGCGAAATGCCCAAAATATAGCTTGAATAAGAATGGATAGATAGAcgtttttttttacttctcaaataATTACTGTATTGCATGCACCACAAAATCACTCTAAAGTTGAAACTAAGAGAAAAAACCAGACATTAATTGTACTCCAGCAGTAGTTAATAAACTGTGTC
Coding sequences within:
- the LOC123075670 gene encoding germin-like protein 1-3; this encodes MAPKQLPAVLLAACATLLALAAPLLAGDPDMLQDVCVADYKSLGGPLRLNGFPCKRPENVTADDFFSAALALPGNTGNPVGSAVTAANVEKLPGLNTLGVSMSRVDYAPWGVNPPHTHPRATEIIYVLEGSLDVGFVTTTGKLFARTVCKGELFAFPRGLVHYQKNNGGAPAAAISAFNSQLPGTQSLALAMFAASPPVPTDVLARALQIDGGLVEAIKSKFPPK